One Succinispira mobilis DSM 6222 genomic window carries:
- a CDS encoding ABC transporter substrate-binding protein — translation MTKRQMLLVGLIIMFSALLIGCGGKKEKQVLNLYSWADNFNPTVIADFEQKYNCKVNYDVFANNEEMLAKIQAGGSQYDLIQPSDYMVQTMIKLNLLEELRKDNLPNLKNMTTYFKTPPYDPQGKYSVVYAWGVTGIAYNKKYVKQTPESWSTLWNTEYKGKVIMLNDSREVIGMGLKKNGYSNSSKNDAEIEMAVNDLKRATPNVLAFDTDTIKQKFIAEEGWIGTMWSGDAVFVNKDNKDIAFIVPKEGTTIWADTFAIPKGAKNRDLAEKFINYMYDTKVSVKNYEEIGYINPSEVAFKMHSEAYRNNPIIKEALKAVASSEWLADIGDKVTTYDRYWTEIRTGK, via the coding sequence ATGACAAAAAGACAAATGCTGTTAGTTGGCTTAATCATAATGTTTTCAGCGCTTTTAATAGGTTGTGGCGGAAAAAAAGAAAAACAGGTGTTGAATTTATATAGTTGGGCAGATAATTTTAATCCAACGGTAATAGCTGATTTTGAGCAAAAATATAATTGCAAGGTTAACTACGATGTTTTTGCAAACAATGAAGAAATGCTAGCTAAAATTCAAGCTGGTGGTTCGCAATATGATTTAATTCAACCATCTGACTATATGGTTCAAACAATGATTAAGCTGAATTTGTTGGAAGAATTGCGGAAAGATAATTTGCCGAATCTTAAAAATATGACAACATATTTTAAAACTCCACCTTATGATCCACAGGGGAAATATTCTGTGGTTTATGCTTGGGGTGTTACAGGAATTGCATATAATAAAAAATATGTAAAACAGACGCCAGAGAGCTGGAGTACTTTGTGGAATACAGAATATAAAGGTAAAGTTATAATGCTGAATGATTCGCGCGAAGTAATAGGTATGGGTTTAAAGAAAAATGGCTACTCTAATAGTTCTAAAAACGACGCTGAAATAGAAATGGCAGTAAATGATTTAAAAAGAGCAACTCCTAATGTTTTGGCTTTTGATACGGATACAATTAAACAAAAGTTTATTGCTGAGGAAGGTTGGATTGGAACAATGTGGTCAGGTGATGCTGTATTTGTAAATAAAGATAATAAAGATATAGCTTTTATTGTTCCGAAAGAAGGGACGACTATTTGGGCAGATACTTTTGCAATACCTAAAGGCGCAAAGAACCGTGATTTAGCCGAAAAATTTATCAACTATATGTATGACACCAAGGTCAGTGTAAAGAACTATGAGGAAATTGGTTATATTAACCCAAGTGAAGTAGCTTTCAAAATGCATTCAGAAGCTTATAGAAATAACCCAATTATTAAAGAAGCTTTAAAAGCAGTAGCTTCTAGTGAATGGTTAGCAGATATTGGTGATAAGGTAACTACTTATGATCGTTATTGGACGGAAATCAGAACTGGTAAATAA
- a CDS encoding electron transfer flavoprotein subunit beta/FixA family protein — protein MNIVVCIKQVPDTTEVKIDPITNTLVRAGVPSIANPYDLYALELALKLKDENSEIQVIAMSMGPAQATEVLKEAICMGADRGVLLSDRAFAGADTLATSYALAAAIKKIGNVGIVLCGKQAIDGDTAQVGPEIAENLSIPQVTYVQDIKLNEGEAILTRNCEDYLQKIKVQGSFLATVEKHGCEPRLGSIRGKLNALHAEIEVLTVKDVEVEEHCLGLNGSPTQVSKIFTPKISRMKNEIIQDQAPEIAVDMLLEKLISAKIISN, from the coding sequence ATGAATATAGTTGTTTGTATTAAGCAGGTTCCAGATACTACTGAAGTAAAAATAGATCCAATAACTAATACTTTAGTTCGGGCAGGGGTACCTAGTATTGCCAATCCTTATGATTTATATGCTTTAGAATTGGCGCTTAAGTTAAAAGACGAGAATTCTGAGATACAGGTTATTGCAATGTCCATGGGACCAGCTCAAGCAACCGAAGTATTGAAAGAGGCAATTTGCATGGGGGCCGATAGGGGCGTTTTGTTAAGTGACAGAGCTTTTGCTGGTGCGGATACTTTGGCGACTAGTTATGCTTTAGCGGCAGCAATAAAAAAGATCGGTAATGTAGGGATAGTTTTATGTGGTAAGCAAGCTATTGATGGCGATACTGCGCAAGTAGGACCAGAAATTGCCGAAAATTTATCCATTCCACAAGTTACTTATGTGCAAGATATAAAATTGAATGAAGGCGAAGCAATTTTAACTAGAAACTGTGAGGACTACTTGCAAAAAATAAAAGTCCAAGGTAGTTTTCTGGCGACGGTGGAAAAACATGGTTGCGAGCCACGCTTGGGCAGTATTCGTGGAAAACTTAATGCTTTGCACGCGGAAATAGAAGTGCTTACGGTTAAAGATGTAGAGGTTGAAGAGCATTGCCTTGGCTTAAATGGCTCGCCAACGCAAGTAAGTAAAATTTTCACACCGAAAATAAGCAGGATGAAAAATGAAATTATTCAGGACCAAGCACCAGAGATTGCTGTAGATATGCTACTAGAAAAACTCATAAGTGCGAAAATTATTTCAAATTAA
- a CDS encoding electron transfer flavoprotein subunit alpha, producing MAIVVQKENCIGCGACISICPVGAIEFEANGKAEIGENCIACGACISECPVKCIIREQVNNRLIIDLDSYKNIWVYIECEKNRPKNVAYELLGVARRLADASGEECVAIVIGGLSQKYLQDLIANGADKVYYLENNNYLEYNTEIYTQVVTDLVKEHKPNALLIGATVNGRDLAPRIAGRLKTGLCADCTAIDNSAEEAKLIEWTRPAFGGNIMATIVCPEHRPQMGSVRPKVFPVSRADYSRKGEIILIKEPNLQDNLVKILETIVDISAERVNIQDAEIICAGGRGMGNKETFEQLYTLADLLGGVVAGSRAVVESGWLEHHAQVGQSGVTVGPKVYFAFGISGAIQHLAGINACDMIIAINKDANAPIFKAADYGIVGDVQKILPILIEKIRAIKVEQE from the coding sequence ATGGCAATAGTAGTGCAAAAAGAGAATTGTATTGGTTGTGGGGCTTGTATTAGCATCTGTCCAGTTGGAGCTATAGAATTTGAGGCAAATGGTAAAGCAGAAATTGGTGAAAATTGTATTGCTTGTGGAGCTTGTATTAGCGAATGTCCAGTAAAGTGTATTATTAGAGAACAAGTTAATAATAGATTAATAATAGATTTAGATAGCTATAAAAATATTTGGGTATATATAGAATGTGAAAAAAATCGACCTAAAAATGTCGCCTATGAACTACTTGGTGTAGCTAGAAGATTAGCGGATGCTTCAGGGGAAGAATGCGTAGCAATAGTTATAGGGGGATTATCCCAAAAATATTTGCAAGACTTAATTGCCAATGGTGCAGATAAGGTTTATTACTTAGAAAACAATAATTACTTAGAATATAATACTGAAATTTATACACAAGTTGTTACGGATTTAGTGAAAGAGCATAAACCTAATGCTTTACTTATTGGGGCTACTGTAAATGGGCGGGATTTAGCGCCGAGAATAGCAGGAAGGCTAAAAACTGGGCTGTGTGCCGATTGTACAGCTATCGATAATTCGGCAGAAGAAGCGAAGCTAATTGAGTGGACTCGACCTGCTTTTGGCGGTAATATCATGGCGACAATTGTCTGCCCAGAACATCGTCCACAAATGGGGAGTGTACGTCCTAAAGTGTTTCCTGTTTCACGTGCGGATTATAGTCGTAAGGGCGAGATAATTCTAATCAAGGAGCCTAATTTGCAGGATAACTTAGTGAAAATTTTGGAAACAATAGTAGATATTAGCGCCGAGCGTGTCAATATTCAGGATGCTGAAATTATTTGTGCAGGCGGCAGAGGGATGGGCAATAAGGAAACATTTGAACAACTCTATACCTTGGCGGATTTATTAGGGGGTGTTGTGGCTGGTTCAAGGGCGGTAGTGGAGTCAGGGTGGTTGGAACATCATGCGCAAGTTGGACAGTCAGGGGTTACTGTAGGCCCGAAAGTTTATTTTGCTTTTGGTATATCTGGGGCAATTCAGCATTTAGCTGGTATAAATGCTTGTGATATGATTATCGCGATAAATAAAGATGCCAATGCACCAATTTTTAAAGCGGCGGATTATGGAATAGTTGGCGATGTTCAGAAAATATTACCAATTCTTATTGAAAAAATTAGGGCAATCAAAGTTGAGCAAGAATAA
- the pyk gene encoding pyruvate kinase, with product MKKTKIICTLGPATDKIEIVEALIANGMNVARFNFSHGKHSEHAERISLARAAGNKLGQQIALLADTKGPEMRLGMFKESSVELREGEKFTLTTKQDVLGDQYRASVNYVNLAQEINVGTEILLADGLINLKVLTIEDTEIHTVVQNTGSISSRKRVAVPGAILNLPFLSEQDVQDILFAIEHEMDYIAASFVQKAADVLAIRKVLEENNSNIGIISKIENSLGVENIEEIISVSDGIMVARGDLGVEIPAEEVPLVQKSIIAKCNKLAKPVITATQMLESMVKNPRPTRAEASDVANAILDGSDAIMLSGETASGDYPVEAVKTMATIAKRTETALEYEQIMRRTILTVEKTTTEAVSQATAQIAHNLGATAILTATESGYTPRMISKYRPRAKIVAVTPLVAVARKMQLYWGVYPVVGKSNANTDQMVEQTISLALKNDFVKEGDLTVITAGVPVGIVGSTNMIRVHIVGNVILQGTGIGRKVAHGKVCIINEPEDFASKFVAGDILVVKSLMDDYAKFAVKASAIIAEEDGLTSAAAIVGVSFGITTIVGVNGAVEQLEDGAIITVDPERGRLYQGHINAK from the coding sequence ATGAAAAAAACAAAAATTATTTGCACCTTAGGTCCAGCTACAGATAAAATCGAAATTGTGGAAGCTCTAATTGCAAACGGAATGAATGTGGCGCGATTTAACTTTTCGCATGGTAAACATAGTGAACATGCAGAAAGAATTAGCTTAGCTAGGGCGGCTGGAAATAAACTTGGTCAACAAATTGCTTTATTAGCAGATACCAAAGGACCAGAAATGCGTTTAGGTATGTTTAAAGAAAGTAGTGTGGAGCTAAGAGAAGGTGAAAAATTCACTTTGACCACTAAACAGGATGTTTTAGGCGACCAATACCGAGCTAGTGTTAATTACGTTAATTTAGCGCAAGAAATTAACGTGGGTACAGAAATTTTGTTGGCTGATGGCTTAATCAATTTGAAAGTACTAACTATTGAAGATACGGAGATCCATACTGTTGTGCAAAATACTGGTAGCATTAGTTCGAGAAAGAGGGTTGCTGTGCCAGGAGCAATCTTGAACTTGCCATTTTTATCAGAGCAAGATGTACAAGATATTCTATTTGCCATAGAACATGAGATGGACTATATAGCAGCATCTTTTGTGCAAAAAGCAGCAGATGTTTTAGCGATACGAAAAGTTTTAGAGGAAAACAACTCTAATATTGGCATTATTTCTAAAATAGAAAATTCATTAGGTGTAGAGAATATTGAAGAAATTATAAGTGTCTCTGATGGAATAATGGTAGCTAGAGGCGATTTAGGCGTAGAAATTCCAGCCGAAGAAGTTCCTTTAGTTCAAAAAAGTATTATTGCTAAATGTAATAAACTGGCAAAACCAGTAATTACAGCAACTCAAATGTTAGAAAGCATGGTAAAAAACCCTCGGCCAACGCGAGCTGAGGCTAGCGATGTTGCTAATGCGATTTTAGATGGTTCTGATGCAATTATGTTAAGTGGGGAAACGGCTTCGGGCGATTATCCTGTCGAAGCGGTTAAGACTATGGCCACGATTGCTAAACGCACAGAAACAGCACTAGAGTATGAGCAAATAATGAGAAGAACGATTTTAACAGTTGAAAAAACAACCACTGAAGCTGTAAGCCAAGCAACGGCACAAATTGCTCATAATTTAGGTGCTACAGCTATTTTGACGGCTACGGAATCGGGGTATACTCCGCGAATGATTTCTAAATATCGCCCAAGAGCAAAAATTGTAGCTGTTACTCCTTTAGTAGCGGTTGCTAGAAAAATGCAACTTTATTGGGGGGTATACCCAGTAGTTGGCAAGAGCAATGCTAATACTGATCAAATGGTCGAACAAACAATTAGTTTGGCTTTGAAAAATGATTTTGTTAAGGAAGGCGATTTGACAGTTATAACGGCAGGTGTTCCAGTTGGAATTGTAGGTAGTACGAATATGATTAGAGTTCATATTGTCGGGAATGTTATTTTACAAGGTACAGGGATTGGTCGAAAAGTTGCACATGGCAAAGTATGCATAATAAATGAGCCAGAAGATTTTGCTAGCAAGTTTGTAGCAGGGGATATTTTGGTTGTTAAGAGTCTAATGGATGATTATGCAAAATTTGCAGTTAAAGCAAGCGCAATAATTGCGGAAGAAGATGGGTTAACTTCGGCGGCAGCTATTGTTGGCGTTAGTTTTGGAATAACTACGATAGTGGGTGTAAACGGAGCTGTGGAACAATTAGAAGACGGTGCAATTATTACTGTGGACCCAGAGCGAGGACGTTTATATCAAGGACATATAAATGCTAAGTAA